One window of the Daphnia pulex isolate KAP4 chromosome 8, ASM2113471v1 genome contains the following:
- the LOC124201058 gene encoding uncharacterized protein LOC124201058 isoform X1: MPIEPTATSAIIHDDQYSTIKATVLASYFHISFLIIKTLAELSNMNLMHLGFAGRPGLRLYCNRSRGTCAILIIFLLIVVTEMAYKSEHASEDHHDAAGKVDDVKKDGMKFVTSRHARKAKAAHQHEKGTKHPKSKKTKQVVPKAAEAAQPKTIMKKNSITIGRELFDYLALHLRETVYDGVENYIRFMTAFLGLEELAAGAEPLMAPGMGPVVNDITWFRYPININPCRFFDSPAAAAAGNSSSRISLFISVISGPNNYERRAAIRRTWPVHLKNQTNLNHPLDVVGFGFVIGLTNDSVVQQKVKEESEQFGDILLVNMIDRYVNLSVKVASLFNWVDTYCPRVDYVLKVDDDVYVNVHNLATVLHSLTVADQSIYGRQCGGNIPDRKGGKWMTSYENWPWQKFPIYFQGAGVVIAGSAVRPILAAMQVTPYFIWDDMYLVGLCAVKAKVQLRTSNQIFIDMPANYADPCFVRTSVMWTTGSSDAMNSSHFASHNFYHQIQPKTHCIGKDNKTNDEPANRTDFPFGTALQN, translated from the exons ATGCCAATTGAGCCAACAGCCACGTCAGCAATTATTCACGATGACCAATATTCAACTATAAAAGCCACCGTACTTGCGAGTTATTTTCACATATCCTTTCTGATCATCAAAACACTAGCTGAACTCTCCAACATGAACTTGATG CATCTCGGCTTTGCTGGTCGTCCTGGTTTGCGTCTTTACTGCAACCGCAGCAGAGGAACATG CGCGATCCTTATTATATTTCTCCTCATTGTAGTTACCGAAATGGCGTACAAATCTGAACACGCTTCGGAAGATCATCACGATGCTGCTGGAAAAGTCGATGACGTCAAAAAGGACGGAATGAAATTCGTGACCAGCAGACACGCTCGTAAAGCGAAAGCTGCCCATCAGCACGAAAAAGGAACTAAGCATCCGAAGAGCAAGAAAACTAAACAAGTCGTCCCGAAAGCAGCCGAGGCGGCCCAGCCTAAAActataatgaagaaaaacagcATAACCATCGGCCGAGAATTGTTCGATTACCTCGCTTTGCATTTGCGCGAGACGGTCTACGACGGCGTCGAGAATTACATCCGCTTCATGACGGCCTTTTTGGGTCTCGAAGAATTGGCAGCTGGAGCCGAACCGCTGATGGCGCCCGGCATGGGTCCTGTTGTCAATGACATCACCTGGTTCCGTTATCCGATCAACATTAATCCTTGTCGCTTTTTTGACagtccagctgctgctgctgctggcaattCCAGCAGTCGTATTAGCCTCTTTATCAGCGTCATTTCGGGACCCAACAACTATGAAAGACGGGCCGCCATTCGCCGAACATGGCCCGTtcatttgaagaatcaaaCCAATTTGAATCATCCACTGGACGTTGTGGGTTTCGGCTTCGTCATCGGCCTGACCAACGACAGCGTCGTCCAGCAAAAGGTCAAGGAGGAAAGCGAACAATTCGGCGACATTTTGCTGGTCAACATGATCGACAGGTACGTGAACTTGTCGGTCAAAGTGGCCAGTCTCTTCAACTGGGTCGACACTTATTGCCCTCGAGTCGATTACGTCCTAAAAgtggacgacgacgtctaCGTCAACGTCCACAATTTGGCGACGGTCCTCCACTCGTTGACGGTGGCGGATCAAAGTATCTACGGCCGCCAGTGCGGAGGCAATATCCCGGACCGGAAGGGAG GTAAATGGATGACGAGTTACGAGAATTGGCCGTGGCAAAAGTTCCCCATTTACTTCCAAGGAGCCGGAGTGGTGATTGCCGGAAGTGCCGTCCGTCCCATCTTGGCAGCCATGCAAGTGACTCCTTACTTCATATGGGACGACATGTACCTGGTCGGATTGTGTGCAGTCAAGGCCAAAGTTCAACTCCGCACGTCCAACCA GATTTTCATCGACATGCCGGCCAACTACGCCGACCCGTGTTTCGTGCGCACCTCGGTCATGTGGACAACTGGATCCTCCGACGCCATGAACTCGTCGCATTTTGCAAGCCACAACTTTTACCATCAAATTCAACCCAAAACTCATTGCATTGGCAAGGACAATAAGACCAACGACGAGCCGGCCAATCGTACCGACTTTCCTTTCGGCACCGCCCTTCAAAACTAA
- the LOC124201058 gene encoding beta-1,3-galactosyltransferase brn-like isoform X4 — translation MAYKSEHASEDHHDAAGKVDDVKKDGMKFVTSRHARKAKAAHQHEKGTKHPKSKKTKQVVPKAAEAAQPKTIMKKNSITIGRELFDYLALHLRETVYDGVENYIRFMTAFLGLEELAAGAEPLMAPGMGPVVNDITWFRYPININPCRFFDSPAAAAAGNSSSRISLFISVISGPNNYERRAAIRRTWPVHLKNQTNLNHPLDVVGFGFVIGLTNDSVVQQKVKEESEQFGDILLVNMIDRYVNLSVKVASLFNWVDTYCPRVDYVLKVDDDVYVNVHNLATVLHSLTVADQSIYGRQCGGNIPDRKGGKWMTSYENWPWQKFPIYFQGAGVVIAGSAVRPILAAMQVTPYFIWDDMYLVGLCAVKAKVQLRTSNQIFIDMPANYADPCFVRTSVMWTTGSSDAMNSSHFASHNFYHQIQPKTHCIGKDNKTNDEPANRTDFPFGTALQN, via the exons ATGGCGTACAAATCTGAACACGCTTCGGAAGATCATCACGATGCTGCTGGAAAAGTCGATGACGTCAAAAAGGACGGAATGAAATTCGTGACCAGCAGACACGCTCGTAAAGCGAAAGCTGCCCATCAGCACGAAAAAGGAACTAAGCATCCGAAGAGCAAGAAAACTAAACAAGTCGTCCCGAAAGCAGCCGAGGCGGCCCAGCCTAAAActataatgaagaaaaacagcATAACCATCGGCCGAGAATTGTTCGATTACCTCGCTTTGCATTTGCGCGAGACGGTCTACGACGGCGTCGAGAATTACATCCGCTTCATGACGGCCTTTTTGGGTCTCGAAGAATTGGCAGCTGGAGCCGAACCGCTGATGGCGCCCGGCATGGGTCCTGTTGTCAATGACATCACCTGGTTCCGTTATCCGATCAACATTAATCCTTGTCGCTTTTTTGACagtccagctgctgctgctgctggcaattCCAGCAGTCGTATTAGCCTCTTTATCAGCGTCATTTCGGGACCCAACAACTATGAAAGACGGGCCGCCATTCGCCGAACATGGCCCGTtcatttgaagaatcaaaCCAATTTGAATCATCCACTGGACGTTGTGGGTTTCGGCTTCGTCATCGGCCTGACCAACGACAGCGTCGTCCAGCAAAAGGTCAAGGAGGAAAGCGAACAATTCGGCGACATTTTGCTGGTCAACATGATCGACAGGTACGTGAACTTGTCGGTCAAAGTGGCCAGTCTCTTCAACTGGGTCGACACTTATTGCCCTCGAGTCGATTACGTCCTAAAAgtggacgacgacgtctaCGTCAACGTCCACAATTTGGCGACGGTCCTCCACTCGTTGACGGTGGCGGATCAAAGTATCTACGGCCGCCAGTGCGGAGGCAATATCCCGGACCGGAAGGGAG GTAAATGGATGACGAGTTACGAGAATTGGCCGTGGCAAAAGTTCCCCATTTACTTCCAAGGAGCCGGAGTGGTGATTGCCGGAAGTGCCGTCCGTCCCATCTTGGCAGCCATGCAAGTGACTCCTTACTTCATATGGGACGACATGTACCTGGTCGGATTGTGTGCAGTCAAGGCCAAAGTTCAACTCCGCACGTCCAACCA GATTTTCATCGACATGCCGGCCAACTACGCCGACCCGTGTTTCGTGCGCACCTCGGTCATGTGGACAACTGGATCCTCCGACGCCATGAACTCGTCGCATTTTGCAAGCCACAACTTTTACCATCAAATTCAACCCAAAACTCATTGCATTGGCAAGGACAATAAGACCAACGACGAGCCGGCCAATCGTACCGACTTTCCTTTCGGCACCGCCCTTCAAAACTAA
- the LOC124201058 gene encoding uncharacterized protein LOC124201058 isoform X2 — protein sequence MPIEPTATSAIIHDDQYSTIKATVLASYFHISFLIIKTLAELSNMNLMVFSISALLVVLVCVFTATAAEEHVTEMAYKSEHASEDHHDAAGKVDDVKKDGMKFVTSRHARKAKAAHQHEKGTKHPKSKKTKQVVPKAAEAAQPKTIMKKNSITIGRELFDYLALHLRETVYDGVENYIRFMTAFLGLEELAAGAEPLMAPGMGPVVNDITWFRYPININPCRFFDSPAAAAAGNSSSRISLFISVISGPNNYERRAAIRRTWPVHLKNQTNLNHPLDVVGFGFVIGLTNDSVVQQKVKEESEQFGDILLVNMIDRYVNLSVKVASLFNWVDTYCPRVDYVLKVDDDVYVNVHNLATVLHSLTVADQSIYGRQCGGNIPDRKGGKWMTSYENWPWQKFPIYFQGAGVVIAGSAVRPILAAMQVTPYFIWDDMYLVGLCAVKAKVQLRTSNQIFIDMPANYADPCFVRTSVMWTTGSSDAMNSSHFASHNFYHQIQPKTHCIGKDNKTNDEPANRTDFPFGTALQN from the exons ATGCCAATTGAGCCAACAGCCACGTCAGCAATTATTCACGATGACCAATATTCAACTATAAAAGCCACCGTACTTGCGAGTTATTTTCACATATCCTTTCTGATCATCAAAACACTAGCTGAACTCTCCAACATGAACTTGATG GTATTTAGCATCTCGGCTTTGCTGGTCGTCCTGGTTTGCGTCTTTACTGCAACCGCAGCAGAGGAACATG TTACCGAAATGGCGTACAAATCTGAACACGCTTCGGAAGATCATCACGATGCTGCTGGAAAAGTCGATGACGTCAAAAAGGACGGAATGAAATTCGTGACCAGCAGACACGCTCGTAAAGCGAAAGCTGCCCATCAGCACGAAAAAGGAACTAAGCATCCGAAGAGCAAGAAAACTAAACAAGTCGTCCCGAAAGCAGCCGAGGCGGCCCAGCCTAAAActataatgaagaaaaacagcATAACCATCGGCCGAGAATTGTTCGATTACCTCGCTTTGCATTTGCGCGAGACGGTCTACGACGGCGTCGAGAATTACATCCGCTTCATGACGGCCTTTTTGGGTCTCGAAGAATTGGCAGCTGGAGCCGAACCGCTGATGGCGCCCGGCATGGGTCCTGTTGTCAATGACATCACCTGGTTCCGTTATCCGATCAACATTAATCCTTGTCGCTTTTTTGACagtccagctgctgctgctgctggcaattCCAGCAGTCGTATTAGCCTCTTTATCAGCGTCATTTCGGGACCCAACAACTATGAAAGACGGGCCGCCATTCGCCGAACATGGCCCGTtcatttgaagaatcaaaCCAATTTGAATCATCCACTGGACGTTGTGGGTTTCGGCTTCGTCATCGGCCTGACCAACGACAGCGTCGTCCAGCAAAAGGTCAAGGAGGAAAGCGAACAATTCGGCGACATTTTGCTGGTCAACATGATCGACAGGTACGTGAACTTGTCGGTCAAAGTGGCCAGTCTCTTCAACTGGGTCGACACTTATTGCCCTCGAGTCGATTACGTCCTAAAAgtggacgacgacgtctaCGTCAACGTCCACAATTTGGCGACGGTCCTCCACTCGTTGACGGTGGCGGATCAAAGTATCTACGGCCGCCAGTGCGGAGGCAATATCCCGGACCGGAAGGGAG GTAAATGGATGACGAGTTACGAGAATTGGCCGTGGCAAAAGTTCCCCATTTACTTCCAAGGAGCCGGAGTGGTGATTGCCGGAAGTGCCGTCCGTCCCATCTTGGCAGCCATGCAAGTGACTCCTTACTTCATATGGGACGACATGTACCTGGTCGGATTGTGTGCAGTCAAGGCCAAAGTTCAACTCCGCACGTCCAACCA GATTTTCATCGACATGCCGGCCAACTACGCCGACCCGTGTTTCGTGCGCACCTCGGTCATGTGGACAACTGGATCCTCCGACGCCATGAACTCGTCGCATTTTGCAAGCCACAACTTTTACCATCAAATTCAACCCAAAACTCATTGCATTGGCAAGGACAATAAGACCAACGACGAGCCGGCCAATCGTACCGACTTTCCTTTCGGCACCGCCCTTCAAAACTAA
- the LOC124201058 gene encoding uncharacterized protein LOC124201058 isoform X3, with amino-acid sequence MPIEPTATSAIIHDDQYSTIKATVLASYFHISFLIIKTLAELSNMNLMHLGFAGRPGLRLYCNRSRGTCAILIIFLLIVVTEMAYKSEHASEDHHDAAGKVDDVKKDGMKFVTSRHARKAKAAHQHEKGTKHPKSKKTKQVVPKAAEAAQPKTIMKKNSITIGRELFDYLALHLRETVYDGVENYIRFMTAFLGLEELAAGAEPLMAPGMGPVVNDITWFRYPININPCRFFDSPAAAAAGNSSSRISLFISVISGPNNYERRAAIRRTWPVHLKNQTNLNHPLDVVGFGFVIGLTNDSVVQQKVKEESEQFGDILLVNMIDRYVNLSVKVASLFNWVDTYCPRVDYVLKVDDDVYVNVHNLATVLHSLTVADQSIYGRQCGGNIPDRKGGKWMTSYENWPWQKFPIYFQGAGVVIAGSAVRPILAAMQVTPYFIWDDMYLVGLCAVKAKVQLRTSNQY; translated from the exons ATGCCAATTGAGCCAACAGCCACGTCAGCAATTATTCACGATGACCAATATTCAACTATAAAAGCCACCGTACTTGCGAGTTATTTTCACATATCCTTTCTGATCATCAAAACACTAGCTGAACTCTCCAACATGAACTTGATG CATCTCGGCTTTGCTGGTCGTCCTGGTTTGCGTCTTTACTGCAACCGCAGCAGAGGAACATG CGCGATCCTTATTATATTTCTCCTCATTGTAGTTACCGAAATGGCGTACAAATCTGAACACGCTTCGGAAGATCATCACGATGCTGCTGGAAAAGTCGATGACGTCAAAAAGGACGGAATGAAATTCGTGACCAGCAGACACGCTCGTAAAGCGAAAGCTGCCCATCAGCACGAAAAAGGAACTAAGCATCCGAAGAGCAAGAAAACTAAACAAGTCGTCCCGAAAGCAGCCGAGGCGGCCCAGCCTAAAActataatgaagaaaaacagcATAACCATCGGCCGAGAATTGTTCGATTACCTCGCTTTGCATTTGCGCGAGACGGTCTACGACGGCGTCGAGAATTACATCCGCTTCATGACGGCCTTTTTGGGTCTCGAAGAATTGGCAGCTGGAGCCGAACCGCTGATGGCGCCCGGCATGGGTCCTGTTGTCAATGACATCACCTGGTTCCGTTATCCGATCAACATTAATCCTTGTCGCTTTTTTGACagtccagctgctgctgctgctggcaattCCAGCAGTCGTATTAGCCTCTTTATCAGCGTCATTTCGGGACCCAACAACTATGAAAGACGGGCCGCCATTCGCCGAACATGGCCCGTtcatttgaagaatcaaaCCAATTTGAATCATCCACTGGACGTTGTGGGTTTCGGCTTCGTCATCGGCCTGACCAACGACAGCGTCGTCCAGCAAAAGGTCAAGGAGGAAAGCGAACAATTCGGCGACATTTTGCTGGTCAACATGATCGACAGGTACGTGAACTTGTCGGTCAAAGTGGCCAGTCTCTTCAACTGGGTCGACACTTATTGCCCTCGAGTCGATTACGTCCTAAAAgtggacgacgacgtctaCGTCAACGTCCACAATTTGGCGACGGTCCTCCACTCGTTGACGGTGGCGGATCAAAGTATCTACGGCCGCCAGTGCGGAGGCAATATCCCGGACCGGAAGGGAG GTAAATGGATGACGAGTTACGAGAATTGGCCGTGGCAAAAGTTCCCCATTTACTTCCAAGGAGCCGGAGTGGTGATTGCCGGAAGTGCCGTCCGTCCCATCTTGGCAGCCATGCAAGTGACTCCTTACTTCATATGGGACGACATGTACCTGGTCGGATTGTGTGCAGTCAAGGCCAAAGTTCAACTCCGCACGTCCAACCAGTATTAA